A genomic region of Micromonospora sp. NBC_01796 contains the following coding sequences:
- a CDS encoding RDD family protein, with amino-acid sequence MTAPPPPSSPPPGGTPTPNPQGQVPPGGHIPAQAGPPPALWYGTPPPGPYGQPRPAVPPLYRPGYPTPPPVSPAGQPLAEFSDRFLAGLIDYGIYFLVSMVLAVPVMIYYFTRVLPDLFETNPDGTLVEPDFLALLGPMLLMELALFVVLLALAYVYHVEMMFRTGQTIGKRIMKIRVVPLDPNATLTRGAAVKRYLVQFLAGSLVPLLIYLDVLWQLWDKPYQQCLHDKAARTAVVKVPRVNELRLAP; translated from the coding sequence GTGACCGCCCCGCCCCCACCCTCGTCGCCGCCGCCCGGCGGGACCCCCACCCCCAACCCCCAGGGACAGGTCCCGCCGGGCGGCCACATCCCGGCACAGGCCGGGCCGCCGCCCGCCCTGTGGTACGGCACACCGCCTCCCGGCCCGTACGGACAGCCCCGGCCGGCCGTACCGCCGCTCTACCGGCCGGGGTATCCGACCCCGCCACCGGTGAGTCCGGCCGGTCAGCCGTTGGCCGAGTTCTCCGACCGGTTCCTGGCCGGGCTGATCGACTACGGGATCTACTTCCTGGTCAGCATGGTCCTCGCGGTGCCCGTGATGATCTACTACTTCACCCGGGTGCTGCCGGACCTGTTCGAGACGAACCCGGACGGCACCCTGGTCGAGCCGGACTTCCTCGCCCTCCTCGGGCCGATGCTGCTGATGGAGCTCGCCCTGTTCGTGGTCCTGCTCGCGCTGGCGTACGTCTACCACGTCGAGATGATGTTCCGGACCGGTCAGACGATCGGGAAGCGGATCATGAAAATCCGGGTGGTGCCGCTGGACCCGAACGCCACCCTCACCCGTGGTGCCGCGGTCAAGCGCTACCTGGTGCAGTTCCTGGCCGGCTCGCTCGTACCGCTCCTGATCTACCTCGACGTGCTCTGGCAACTGTGGGACAAGCCGTACCAACAGTGCCTCCACGACAAGGCCGCCCGGACGGCAGTCGTTAAGGTTCCCAGGGTGAACGAACTGAGGTTGGCGCCATGA
- a CDS encoding outer membrane protein assembly factor BamB family protein, whose protein sequence is MRSRGRVWGRRRPAVVALVAVLVVAAAAVVTFRVLAPAEVLTPARADYPAPVRAATGVVGTLASAPLIVDGRLRVYATARQIRADEPVDARTRRTPYWSYRRWPAELIGIVASGTTVVSRWSDGDLVALDARTGRIRWRADGPPPGHGYDGRRTGASTVYTPAGLIPATGSGGRAVLVVIGGSGLRGLDLSDGHELWRIDIDGSCRAGALTTTAGQLVTVDACASPQVAEFHDVETGRMVNRWRPEDAGPELAVVPVGCGNGGSNCPALRTTSAGNSRGWLVDRGEPTPMPLLDPTEAVLEGDVALTPSGNELVARSVREGTELWRRTGPGPMRIVAVQPGLVHLLTDGHELITLNSTTGAQRSSFPLVAGDEVVPWRPGFAYAADGFVAVERLAQAAPPDAADAQFYAAPQPVILAAS, encoded by the coding sequence ATGCGATCGCGGGGCCGCGTGTGGGGCCGGCGCCGGCCGGCTGTGGTCGCGCTGGTGGCGGTGCTGGTCGTCGCGGCGGCAGCCGTGGTCACCTTCCGCGTGCTCGCCCCCGCCGAGGTGCTCACCCCTGCCCGCGCCGACTATCCGGCCCCGGTGCGGGCGGCGACCGGGGTGGTCGGCACGCTCGCGTCCGCCCCGCTGATCGTGGACGGCCGGTTGCGGGTCTACGCCACCGCCCGCCAGATCCGGGCCGACGAACCGGTCGACGCCCGGACCCGGCGCACGCCGTACTGGTCCTACCGGCGCTGGCCGGCCGAGCTGATCGGCATCGTGGCCAGCGGGACCACCGTGGTCAGCCGTTGGTCGGACGGCGACCTGGTCGCGCTGGACGCCCGGACCGGCCGGATCCGGTGGCGGGCCGACGGGCCACCACCAGGACACGGGTACGACGGCCGCCGCACCGGGGCGAGCACCGTCTACACCCCCGCCGGACTGATCCCGGCCACCGGCAGCGGGGGGCGCGCCGTACTGGTGGTGATCGGCGGGTCCGGGCTGCGCGGTCTGGACCTGTCCGACGGGCACGAGTTGTGGCGGATCGACATCGACGGCTCCTGCCGGGCCGGGGCGCTCACCACCACCGCCGGTCAGCTCGTCACCGTCGACGCCTGCGCGTCCCCTCAGGTGGCGGAGTTCCACGACGTGGAGACCGGCCGCATGGTGAACCGGTGGCGGCCGGAGGACGCCGGGCCGGAGTTGGCGGTGGTGCCGGTGGGCTGCGGCAACGGCGGCTCGAACTGTCCGGCGCTGCGGACCACCAGCGCCGGCAACAGCCGAGGTTGGCTGGTGGACCGGGGCGAACCGACCCCGATGCCGCTGCTCGACCCGACCGAGGCGGTGCTCGAAGGAGACGTGGCGCTCACCCCGAGCGGGAACGAACTGGTGGCCCGTTCGGTCCGGGAAGGGACCGAGTTGTGGCGGCGTACGGGGCCGGGGCCGATGCGGATCGTCGCCGTACAGCCGGGTTTGGTGCACCTGCTCACCGACGGGCACGAGTTGATCACCCTGAACTCGACCACCGGGGCGCAGCGGTCGAGCTTCCCGCTCGTCGCCGGTGACGAGGTGGTGCCCTGGCGCCCCGGTTTCGCGTACGCGGCGGACGGTTTTGTCGCGGTGGAGCGGTTGGCGCAGGCGGCGCCCCCGGACGCGGCCGACGCGCAGTTCTACGCCGCCCCGCAGCCGGTGATCCTGGCCGCCAGCTGA
- a CDS encoding DUF397 domain-containing protein — MNLLDARWRKSSRSNSQGDCVEVADNLVGVVRVRDSKDAAGPVLVVGPAGWAAFVAGAKSGAFRR, encoded by the coding sequence ATCAATCTTTTGGATGCCCGTTGGCGCAAGAGCAGCCGCTCGAACAGCCAGGGCGATTGTGTTGAGGTGGCGGACAACCTCGTGGGCGTAGTGCGTGTGCGTGACTCAAAGGATGCGGCTGGACCGGTGCTGGTGGTAGGGCCAGCGGGTTGGGCGGCGTTCGTTGCCGGTGCGAAGTCCGGTGCCTTCCGGCGCTGA
- a CDS encoding DUF397 domain-containing protein: MSNLSGARWRKSSRSNDQGQCVEVADNLVGVVGVRDSKDVAGPVLVVEPAGWVAFVAGTKSGAFKR, translated from the coding sequence GTGAGCAATCTTTCAGGTGCCCGTTGGCGCAAGAGCAGTCGTTCAAACGACCAAGGTCAGTGTGTTGAGGTGGCGGACAACCTGGTGGGGGTTGTCGGGGTTCGTGACTCGAAGGACGTGGCTGGGCCGGTGCTGGTGGTGGAGCCGGCTGGTTGGGTGGCGTTCGTTGCCGGTACGAAGTCCGGTGCGTTCAAGCGCTGA
- a CDS encoding SRPBCC family protein translates to MATVAVTRLVQASAEELWRVFTDLPGRSDWLSTISGIEVLTPGPTRVGTVWRESHHLPDGTELLEEFRVEEFSPPHRLTVSSSGVGVDYRTAYTFTPVQGRRRRRRSGWTAVSVVQEGAVTAPYARLLALVFGGLAARTVEGALRRDLADLAAVVTSTNHDHRGDPAAAA, encoded by the coding sequence ATGGCGACGGTAGCGGTGACCCGGCTGGTGCAGGCGTCCGCCGAGGAGTTGTGGCGGGTCTTCACCGACCTGCCCGGCCGATCCGACTGGCTCTCCACGATCAGCGGGATCGAGGTGCTCACCCCCGGTCCGACGCGGGTCGGCACGGTCTGGCGGGAGAGTCATCACCTGCCGGACGGCACCGAGTTGCTGGAGGAGTTCCGGGTGGAGGAGTTCAGCCCACCGCACCGGCTCACCGTCAGCTCGTCCGGCGTAGGCGTCGACTACCGGACCGCGTACACGTTCACCCCGGTCCAGGGGCGACGTCGGCGGCGGCGCAGTGGCTGGACCGCGGTCAGCGTGGTGCAGGAGGGCGCGGTCACGGCACCGTACGCCCGGCTCCTCGCGCTGGTGTTCGGCGGACTCGCGGCCCGTACCGTCGAGGGTGCGCTGCGACGTGACCTTGCCGACCTGGCCGCCGTGGTCACCTCGACCAATCATGATCATCGCGGTGATCCGGCCGCTGCCGCCTGA
- the bluB gene encoding 5,6-dimethylbenzimidazole synthase: MDTDLYDVIHRRRDVRAQFTGAPIPDEVLHRVLTAAHAAPSVGLSQPWDFVLVRDPDLRQEFHRHVERERDTFASTLDGEAAERFARIKIDGVRESTLSIVVTYDPERGGPAVLGRHAIADAGLYSVCLAIQNLWLAASAERLGVGWVSFYREPFLRELLGIPATIRPVAWLCLGPVTHFEQTPDLERHGWRQRRPLSAAIHQDRWRPSV; this comes from the coding sequence TTGGACACCGATCTCTACGACGTCATCCACCGTCGCCGGGACGTACGCGCCCAGTTCACCGGTGCCCCGATCCCGGACGAGGTGCTGCACCGCGTCCTGACGGCGGCGCACGCCGCGCCGAGTGTGGGGCTGTCCCAGCCCTGGGACTTCGTCCTGGTCCGGGATCCGGACCTGCGGCAGGAGTTCCACCGGCACGTGGAGCGGGAGCGGGACACCTTCGCGTCCACTCTGGACGGCGAAGCCGCCGAACGCTTCGCCCGGATCAAAATCGACGGCGTACGCGAGTCGACCCTGTCGATCGTCGTCACGTACGACCCGGAGCGGGGTGGACCAGCCGTGCTCGGTCGGCACGCGATCGCCGACGCCGGCCTCTACTCGGTCTGCCTGGCGATCCAGAACCTGTGGCTGGCCGCCAGCGCCGAGCGGCTCGGGGTCGGCTGGGTGTCGTTCTACCGGGAGCCGTTCCTGCGGGAACTGCTCGGCATCCCCGCCACCATCCGCCCGGTCGCCTGGCTCTGCCTCGGCCCGGTGACCCACTTCGAGCAGACCCCCGACCTGGAACGACACGGCTGGCGTCAACGCCGTCCCCTGTCGGCGGCGATCCACCAGGACCGCTGGCGTCCCTCCGTCTGA
- the hppD gene encoding 4-hydroxyphenylpyruvate dioxygenase, with translation MTQAIDRPSTDIQDVDVDVLVGAVDHDITADPFPVRGIDHIQFLVGNAKQAAHYYSTAFGMTCVAYRGPEQGFRDHAEYVLTSGSARFVLTGAVHANAPGSDHVAKHSDGIQDIALEVPDVDTAYAYALTQGATAIVAPYEVTDQYGTVRMASIATYGDTRHTLVDRSKYTGPFLPGFVARGPIVNRQPMIDAGVQPKRFFQAVDHVVGNVELGRMDEWVEFYRRVMGFTNMAEFVGDDIATDYSALMSKVVASGTRKVKFPLNEPAVARKKSQIDEYLEFYGGPGAQHIAVATNDILASVDAMRAAGVEFLDTPDSYYDDPELRDRIGNVRAPIEELKARKILVDRDEDGYLLQIFTKPVQDRPTVFFELIERHGSLGFGKGNFKALFQAIEREQEARGNL, from the coding sequence ATGACCCAGGCGATCGATCGGCCATCGACCGACATCCAGGACGTCGACGTCGACGTGCTGGTCGGCGCGGTCGACCACGACATCACGGCCGACCCCTTCCCGGTACGCGGCATCGACCACATCCAGTTCCTGGTCGGCAACGCGAAGCAGGCCGCGCACTACTACTCCACCGCCTTCGGCATGACCTGTGTCGCGTACCGGGGTCCGGAGCAGGGCTTCCGGGACCACGCCGAGTACGTGCTGACCAGCGGCTCGGCCCGGTTCGTGCTGACCGGCGCGGTGCACGCGAACGCGCCCGGCTCGGACCACGTGGCCAAGCACAGTGACGGGATCCAGGACATCGCCCTGGAGGTACCGGACGTGGACACCGCGTACGCGTACGCCCTCACCCAGGGCGCGACCGCGATCGTCGCCCCGTACGAGGTGACCGACCAGTACGGCACGGTCCGGATGGCGAGCATCGCCACGTACGGCGACACCCGGCACACCCTGGTCGACCGGTCGAAGTACACCGGACCGTTCCTGCCCGGGTTCGTGGCCCGCGGACCGATCGTGAACCGGCAGCCGATGATCGACGCGGGTGTGCAGCCGAAGCGGTTCTTCCAGGCCGTCGACCACGTGGTGGGCAACGTCGAGCTGGGCCGGATGGATGAGTGGGTGGAGTTCTACCGGCGGGTCATGGGCTTCACCAACATGGCCGAGTTCGTCGGGGACGACATCGCGACCGACTACTCGGCGCTGATGTCGAAGGTGGTCGCGAGCGGGACCCGCAAGGTCAAGTTCCCGCTGAACGAGCCGGCGGTGGCCCGGAAGAAGTCGCAGATCGACGAGTACCTGGAGTTCTACGGCGGCCCCGGCGCGCAGCACATCGCGGTCGCCACGAACGACATCCTGGCCAGCGTGGACGCGATGCGGGCGGCCGGGGTGGAGTTCCTGGACACCCCGGACTCGTACTACGACGACCCGGAGCTGCGGGACCGGATCGGCAACGTACGCGCCCCGATCGAGGAGCTGAAGGCCCGCAAGATCCTGGTCGACCGGGACGAGGACGGCTACCTGTTGCAGATCTTCACCAAGCCGGTCCAGGACCGGCCGACGGTCTTCTTCGAGCTGATCGAGCGGCACGGCTCGCTCGGCTTCGGCAAGGGCAACTTCAAGGCGTTGTTCCAGGCGATCGAGCGGGAGCAGGAAGCACGCGGGAACCTGTAA
- a CDS encoding fumarate hydratase: protein MSSAAAFSYAPLLPVGADQTEYRLITDEGVDVVHGPGGRRFLTVEPAALTALTAEAMHDIAHYLRPAHLAQLRAIIEDPAASPNDRFVALDLLRNANIAAGGVLPMCQDTGTAIVMGKRGRHVLTDGSDHEAVSRGVYQAYTRLNLRYSQLAPLTMWDERNTGSNLPAQVEIYAEDPDGHPDAYKFLFMAKGGGSANKSYLYQETKALLNPTRMMQFLEEKLRLIGTAACPPYHLAIVIGGTSAEYALKTAKLASAKYLDALPTEGSMLAHGFRDLELEAEVLELTRQFGIGAQFGGRYFCHDVRVVRLPRHGASCPVAIAVSCSADRQAVAKITPSGVWLERLETDPARFLPDVTDTQLDAGAEVVRIDLNRPMDEIRAELSKYPVKTRLSLTGPLVVARDIAHAKIAERLDAGEPMPQYLRDHAVYYAGPAKTPEGYASGSFGPTTAGRMDAYVEKFQAAGGSQVMLAKGNRSGQVTRSCHEHGGFYLGSIGGPAARLAQDCIKRVEVLEYPELGMEAIWRIEVEDFPAFVVVDDKGNDFFAEVTKPVLTVGRR, encoded by the coding sequence ATGAGCAGTGCCGCCGCGTTCTCCTACGCTCCCTTGCTCCCCGTCGGTGCCGACCAGACCGAATACCGGCTGATCACCGACGAGGGTGTCGACGTGGTACACGGGCCGGGTGGCCGGCGTTTCCTCACCGTGGAGCCCGCCGCGCTGACCGCGCTGACCGCCGAGGCGATGCACGACATCGCGCACTACCTGCGCCCCGCGCACCTGGCCCAGCTCCGGGCCATCATCGAGGACCCCGCCGCCTCCCCGAACGACCGGTTCGTCGCGCTCGACCTGCTGCGCAACGCCAACATCGCGGCCGGCGGGGTGCTGCCGATGTGCCAGGACACCGGCACCGCGATCGTGATGGGCAAGCGCGGCCGGCACGTACTCACCGACGGGTCCGACCACGAGGCGGTGTCGCGCGGGGTCTACCAGGCGTACACCCGGCTGAACCTGCGCTACTCGCAGCTCGCCCCGCTCACCATGTGGGACGAACGCAACACCGGCAGCAACCTGCCCGCCCAGGTGGAGATCTACGCCGAGGACCCGGACGGGCACCCGGACGCGTACAAGTTCCTGTTCATGGCCAAGGGCGGTGGCTCGGCCAACAAGTCGTACCTCTACCAGGAGACCAAGGCGCTGCTCAATCCGACCAGGATGATGCAGTTCCTGGAGGAGAAGCTCCGGCTGATCGGGACCGCCGCCTGCCCGCCGTACCACCTGGCGATCGTGATCGGCGGCACCTCCGCCGAGTACGCCCTCAAGACCGCGAAGCTGGCCTCGGCGAAGTACCTGGACGCCCTGCCCACCGAGGGGTCGATGCTCGCGCACGGGTTCCGTGACCTCGAGCTGGAGGCGGAGGTGCTGGAGCTGACCCGCCAGTTCGGCATCGGCGCCCAGTTCGGTGGCCGCTACTTCTGCCACGACGTGCGCGTGGTCCGGCTGCCCCGGCACGGCGCCTCCTGCCCGGTGGCGATCGCCGTCTCCTGCTCCGCCGACCGGCAGGCGGTGGCGAAGATCACCCCCTCCGGTGTCTGGCTGGAGCGGCTGGAGACCGACCCGGCGCGCTTCCTGCCCGACGTGACCGACACCCAGCTCGACGCCGGTGCCGAGGTGGTCCGGATCGACCTCAACCGGCCGATGGACGAGATCCGGGCCGAGCTGTCGAAGTACCCGGTCAAGACCCGGCTCTCGCTCACCGGCCCGCTGGTGGTGGCCCGGGACATCGCCCACGCGAAGATCGCCGAGCGGCTGGACGCGGGCGAGCCGATGCCGCAGTACCTGCGCGACCACGCGGTCTACTACGCCGGCCCGGCCAAGACCCCCGAGGGTTACGCCTCCGGCTCGTTCGGTCCGACCACCGCCGGCCGGATGGACGCGTACGTGGAGAAGTTCCAGGCGGCCGGCGGCTCGCAGGTGATGCTCGCCAAGGGCAACCGGTCCGGCCAGGTCACCCGCTCCTGCCACGAACACGGTGGCTTCTACCTCGGTTCGATCGGCGGACCGGCCGCCCGGCTCGCGCAGGACTGCATCAAGCGGGTCGAGGTGCTGGAGTACCCGGAGCTGGGCATGGAGGCGATCTGGCGGATCGAGGTCGAGGACTTCCCGGCCTTCGTCGTCGTCGACGACAAGGGCAACGACTTCTTCGCCGAGGTCACCAAGCCGGTCCTGACCGTCGGCCGTCGCTGA
- a CDS encoding Lrp/AsnC family transcriptional regulator, protein MTAVQDVQLDRLDARLIDLLAAEPRIGVLECSRRLRVARGTVQARLDKLLARGVIRGFGPELAPAAIGFGVTSFVTLEISQRHGHDPVAAHLRQIPEVLEAHTITGSGDMLCRIVARSNTDLQRVIDQIVSYEGIARASTIIALAEQIPYRMLPLVRSAAAGGPAAGGKSR, encoded by the coding sequence GTGACCGCTGTACAGGATGTCCAGCTCGATCGGCTGGACGCGAGACTGATCGACCTGCTCGCCGCCGAGCCGCGGATCGGGGTCCTCGAATGCTCCCGCCGGCTGCGGGTGGCCCGGGGCACGGTGCAGGCCCGGCTCGACAAGCTGCTGGCCCGGGGGGTGATCCGGGGGTTCGGCCCGGAGTTGGCCCCGGCCGCGATCGGGTTCGGGGTGACCTCCTTCGTCACCCTCGAGATCAGCCAACGGCACGGCCACGACCCGGTCGCGGCCCACCTGCGGCAGATCCCCGAGGTGCTGGAGGCCCACACGATCACCGGATCCGGCGACATGCTCTGCCGGATCGTCGCCCGGTCCAACACCGACCTCCAGCGGGTGATCGACCAGATCGTCTCGTACGAGGGGATCGCCCGCGCCTCGACGATCATCGCCCTGGCCGAGCAGATCCCGTACCGGATGCTCCCGCTGGTCCGCTCGGCGGCGGCCGGGGGGCCGGCGGCCGGCGGGAAGTCGCGGTGA
- the hisC gene encoding histidinol-phosphate transaminase, producing MTGRDPSQPNRLTRADLAGLPNYVPGRSPADLARELGLPEAIKLASNEVPYGPLPGVVEAVAEAAAGMHRYPDLAAVALRDALAEHYDVAADRIATGCGSVALAEHLVRVTSLPGDEVVYSWRSFEAYPIIAATSAATSVRVPNTSGHGHDLAAMAGAITDRTRLIFVCNPNNPTGTSLRRAELDRFMDAVPDDVLVVFDEAYREFVTDPDVPDALVTYGDRPNVVILRTLSKAWGLAGLRIGFLVAHPEVAAAVRKVVTPFSSSIVAQAGALAALAQAEEVRRRCALVVAERDRVTEALRKLLPEVPESQANFVWLPLSGVPGQGDRAVEFARACEARGVIVRPFPGEGVRVTIGTPAENDAFLAVAESVL from the coding sequence ATGACCGGCCGCGACCCCAGCCAGCCGAACCGGCTGACCCGAGCCGACCTGGCCGGGCTGCCAAACTACGTACCCGGACGCAGCCCCGCCGACCTGGCCCGTGAACTCGGCCTGCCCGAGGCGATCAAGCTGGCCAGCAACGAGGTGCCGTACGGCCCGCTGCCGGGTGTGGTGGAGGCGGTCGCCGAGGCGGCTGCCGGTATGCACCGCTACCCCGACCTGGCGGCGGTGGCCCTGCGGGACGCCCTGGCCGAGCACTACGACGTGGCGGCGGACCGGATCGCGACCGGCTGTGGTTCGGTGGCGCTCGCCGAGCACCTGGTACGGGTCACCAGCCTGCCGGGTGACGAGGTGGTCTACTCCTGGCGGTCGTTCGAGGCGTACCCGATCATCGCGGCGACCAGCGCGGCGACCAGCGTACGGGTGCCGAACACGAGCGGGCACGGGCACGACCTGGCGGCGATGGCCGGTGCGATCACCGACCGGACCCGGCTGATCTTCGTCTGCAACCCGAACAACCCGACCGGCACCAGCCTGCGCCGGGCCGAGCTGGACCGGTTCATGGACGCGGTTCCGGACGACGTCCTGGTGGTGTTCGACGAGGCGTACCGGGAGTTCGTCACCGACCCCGACGTCCCGGACGCGCTGGTCACGTACGGCGACCGGCCGAACGTGGTGATCCTGCGGACGCTGTCGAAGGCGTGGGGCCTGGCCGGGCTGCGGATCGGCTTCCTGGTCGCGCACCCGGAGGTGGCCGCCGCGGTCCGCAAGGTGGTCACCCCGTTCTCCAGCAGCATCGTCGCCCAGGCCGGGGCGCTCGCCGCGCTCGCACAGGCCGAGGAGGTACGCCGCCGGTGCGCGCTGGTGGTGGCCGAGCGGGACCGGGTGACCGAGGCGCTGCGCAAGCTGCTGCCGGAGGTGCCGGAGAGCCAGGCGAACTTCGTCTGGCTGCCGCTGTCCGGGGTGCCGGGGCAGGGTGACCGGGCGGTGGAGTTCGCCCGCGCGTGTGAGGCGCGTGGCGTGATCGTCCGCCCGTTCCCGGGCGAGGGCGTACGGGTCACCATCGGTACGCCGGCCGAGAACGACGCCTTCCTTGCCGTCGCGGAGTCGGTCCTCTGA
- a CDS encoding RDD family protein has product MTVQPGWYTDPAEPNTQRYWDGGGWIGAPLPADATPPPGPPPAEPEPPTSPAPGTPATDAPGSPGGTGTTTTATPTARPTSGLPGVPGSPVQPGPPGAPPVNGVPPWPGAVGPPSPGQGGPVPPAWGYPPSVFPVFQEPRPHGKALAPLGARLAARLIDIGAVLLLNVLVNGWFVWRYVEEIGPVYREIVRRSVAGNSSTEGLPPVSAQADWLLLVILVIAAALWFAYEVPSVANTGQTFGKRVLRLKVVSLGTDEKLGFGRSARRWNTLGLPTFFWYCCGLGFLLQLVDCAFVLFDRPLRQALHDKRAQTVVVRLDRSVDTPSPPPTADRGDTPGGPTS; this is encoded by the coding sequence ATGACGGTGCAACCGGGCTGGTACACCGACCCCGCCGAGCCGAACACCCAGCGCTACTGGGACGGCGGCGGCTGGATCGGTGCGCCACTGCCCGCCGACGCCACCCCGCCGCCGGGTCCGCCGCCCGCCGAGCCGGAGCCGCCGACCAGCCCGGCGCCCGGCACACCGGCAACGGACGCGCCCGGTTCACCCGGTGGAACGGGGACGACCACCACCGCCACCCCGACTGCGCGCCCGACGAGCGGCCTGCCGGGCGTACCCGGATCACCGGTCCAGCCCGGTCCGCCCGGAGCGCCACCGGTGAACGGCGTACCGCCGTGGCCGGGCGCGGTCGGTCCGCCCTCGCCCGGCCAGGGCGGTCCGGTGCCGCCGGCCTGGGGGTACCCGCCCTCCGTGTTCCCGGTCTTCCAGGAGCCACGGCCGCACGGCAAGGCGCTGGCACCGCTCGGTGCCCGGCTCGCCGCCCGCCTGATCGACATCGGCGCCGTCCTGCTGCTCAACGTCCTGGTCAACGGCTGGTTCGTCTGGCGGTACGTGGAGGAGATCGGCCCGGTCTACCGGGAGATCGTCCGCCGGTCGGTGGCCGGCAACTCCTCCACCGAGGGTCTGCCCCCGGTCAGCGCACAGGCCGACTGGCTGCTCCTGGTCATCCTGGTGATCGCCGCCGCGCTCTGGTTCGCGTACGAGGTGCCGTCGGTGGCGAACACCGGACAGACCTTCGGCAAGCGCGTACTCCGGCTCAAGGTCGTTTCGCTCGGCACCGACGAGAAGCTCGGTTTCGGTCGCTCCGCCCGCCGGTGGAACACGCTCGGCCTGCCGACCTTCTTCTGGTACTGCTGCGGTCTCGGTTTCCTGCTGCAACTCGTCGACTGTGCCTTCGTGCTCTTCGACCGACCGCTGCGCCAGGCCCTGCACGACAAACGCGCGCAGACCGTCGTCGTACGGCTCGACCGGTCGGTCGACACCCCGTCCCCGCCGCCCACGGCAGACCGTGGCGACACCCCAGGAGGTCCCACGTCATGA